In Geotalea uraniireducens, one genomic interval encodes:
- a CDS encoding branched-chain amino acid ABC transporter permease, which yields MMTLQSLLRHPAVQFVAFALAILCLPSLLAGGYLLNVFIFVGIHTMLALALNLLLGYAGQISLGHAAFFGLGAYASGVLTTTYGYNPWLIMLFAAGAVGLLAFAIGFPILNLKGHYLAMATLGFGIIVYIVFNETIDITGGPSGFPGIPNFSYGEFTFDSDLKNYYLIWGFTLVTMLLALNLVNSRIGRALRAIHDSEVAARVLGINVRLMKVQIFALSAIISSIAGSLYAHTMTFISPASFGFNFSVELVTMVIIGGLGSIYGSFLGAALLTLLPELLRTFQDYDIIVYGLLLILITMFMPGGLIRGVPAGVGFLLAKVRKNANA from the coding sequence ATGATGACCCTCCAATCCCTTTTACGCCATCCGGCTGTACAATTTGTCGCCTTTGCACTCGCGATCCTGTGCCTGCCATCGCTGCTTGCCGGCGGCTACCTGCTCAACGTGTTCATATTCGTCGGCATTCATACCATGTTGGCCCTGGCGCTCAACCTGCTGCTCGGCTATGCCGGTCAGATATCACTCGGCCATGCGGCGTTCTTTGGGCTCGGTGCCTACGCTTCGGGCGTGCTGACTACCACCTACGGGTACAACCCATGGCTGATAATGCTGTTCGCCGCCGGCGCGGTCGGTCTGCTGGCGTTCGCCATCGGTTTTCCCATCCTGAACCTGAAGGGGCATTATCTGGCGATGGCCACGCTGGGTTTCGGGATCATCGTCTATATCGTCTTCAATGAAACGATCGATATCACCGGCGGGCCCTCGGGCTTTCCCGGCATCCCCAATTTCTCCTATGGTGAGTTCACGTTCGACAGCGACCTCAAGAACTATTACCTGATCTGGGGTTTCACCCTCGTAACCATGCTGTTGGCCCTGAACTTGGTCAATTCCCGGATCGGCCGTGCTCTCCGGGCTATCCACGACTCGGAAGTGGCCGCCCGGGTACTGGGCATCAACGTCCGCTTGATGAAAGTCCAGATTTTCGCTCTGTCGGCCATAATTTCCTCGATCGCCGGATCGCTGTACGCCCACACCATGACCTTCATTTCACCGGCTTCCTTCGGCTTCAATTTCTCGGTCGAACTGGTGACCATGGTGATAATCGGCGGTCTCGGCAGCATCTACGGCTCTTTCCTCGGCGCCGCACTCTTGACGCTGTTGCCGGAACTTTTGCGCACGTTCCAGGATTACGACATCATTGTCTACGGGCTGTTGCTCATCCTCATCACCATGTTCATGCCGGGGGGGCTCATCCGCGGAGTACCGGCAGGAGTAGGATTCCTGCTGGCAAAGGTAAGAAAGAACGCCAATGCTTGA
- a CDS encoding (R)-mandelonitrile lyase, translating to MRITKTFSKLCLFLLMVVTSSHAVAAERNRPAQAVYPAGSQKSFKGPDNLFTGDVQVDLLFPANETAHYSGAYVTFQPGARTAWHLHPAGQHMVVTSGVGLTGTRDGKIVTIKAGDALWCPPNIDHWHGATPDSPMTHLVITGDLAGKNVIWKEKVTDEQYSGK from the coding sequence ATGAGAATCACAAAAACCTTTTCGAAACTGTGCCTGTTTCTTTTAATGGTAGTCACTTCAAGCCATGCGGTTGCCGCCGAAAGGAACCGCCCAGCTCAGGCAGTGTACCCCGCCGGGTCGCAAAAGTCATTCAAGGGTCCGGACAACCTGTTTACCGGTGATGTTCAGGTCGACCTGCTGTTCCCCGCCAACGAGACCGCTCATTACTCCGGGGCCTATGTCACCTTTCAGCCCGGTGCCAGAACCGCATGGCATCTCCATCCTGCGGGGCAACACATGGTCGTGACGTCCGGAGTCGGCTTGACCGGAACGCGAGACGGGAAGATCGTTACCATCAAGGCGGGGGATGCCCTCTGGTGCCCGCCCAACATCGATCATTGGCATGGCGCCACGCCTGACTCACCCATGACTCACCTCGTCATCACCGGTGATCTTGCCGGTAAGAATGTCATCTGGAAAGAAAAGGTCACCGATGAGCAGTATTCAGGGAAGTGA
- a CDS encoding ABC transporter ATP-binding protein: protein MLEVRGITQQFGGVTALSDVSFAVRQGEVTGIIGPNGAGKTTLFNVVTGLYTPTAGTVLLDGRNVTRLPPEKLARRGMVRTFQNIELFAKMTVLENVMVGLHTKSTSGLLSCSLRMPWQRAEERRLRQGALQWLEFAGIAELANTEAGGLPFGKGRLLEIARAMALEPRLILMDEPAAGLNSRETMELARLIKRIQETGITVALVEHDMELVMDICDAIVVLNLGSKLAEGSPREIQENPEVIAAYLGEG from the coding sequence ATGCTTGAAGTCCGAGGAATTACCCAGCAATTCGGCGGTGTTACCGCCTTGAGCGACGTTTCATTCGCCGTTCGCCAGGGGGAGGTCACCGGCATCATCGGCCCCAATGGCGCCGGCAAAACGACCCTCTTCAACGTCGTGACCGGTCTTTACACGCCAACCGCAGGAACGGTTCTCCTCGACGGTAGAAATGTAACCCGGCTGCCGCCGGAAAAACTGGCCCGCCGGGGGATGGTCCGCACCTTTCAGAACATTGAACTCTTCGCCAAGATGACGGTACTGGAAAATGTCATGGTCGGCCTGCACACCAAGAGCACCAGCGGCTTGCTGTCATGTTCGCTCCGCATGCCCTGGCAACGGGCCGAAGAACGACGGCTTCGCCAGGGAGCGCTGCAATGGCTTGAGTTTGCCGGCATTGCCGAGTTGGCCAACACGGAAGCGGGCGGGCTACCGTTCGGCAAGGGAAGGCTACTTGAAATTGCCCGCGCCATGGCACTTGAGCCCCGATTAATCTTGATGGATGAACCGGCTGCGGGACTCAACAGCCGGGAAACCATGGAGCTGGCCCGGCTCATCAAACGCATCCAGGAGACGGGTATTACAGTAGCTCTGGTGGAGCACGATATGGAGTTGGTCATGGATATCTGCGATGCCATTGTCGTACTCAACCTCGGCTCCAAACTGGCAGAGGGATCACCCCGGGAGATCCAGGAAAACCCGGAAGTGATCGCCGCCTATCTCGGCGAAGGATAG
- a CDS encoding phenylacetate--CoA ligase family protein, with amino-acid sequence MQIWEPHFECMPREELEQLQLERLQATINRAYKNVTCYRNKFNELGIVPEDIRSLDDLAKLPFTTKEDLRLNYPYGMFAVPLREVVRIHSSSGTTGKPTVVGYTRNDIKTWSSLVARFMTAAGVTHDDVVQIAFGYGLFTGAFGLHYGSELIGASVIPMSSGNTEKQIMIMQDYKSTALVSTPSYAITLADRMEKMGIDPKSLSLKVGLFGAEPWSEGMRREIEERLYVRATDNYGLSEVIGPGVAGECEQRCGMHLFEDAFFPEIIDPETCEPLPPGSVGELVITTLTKEAFPMIRYRTRDITSLDYAPCACGRTMVRMKKTMGRSDDMLIIKGVNVFPSQIEEVLFAIEGCEPHYQLVVERQGATDVLEVRIEVTENIFFDEMKRQRSFLEMVEKKIDSVLGVGVTVKLVEPNTIPRHEGKALRVIDNRKI; translated from the coding sequence ATGCAAATCTGGGAGCCGCATTTTGAGTGCATGCCGCGGGAAGAACTGGAACAACTGCAACTGGAACGACTGCAGGCGACCATCAACCGAGCGTACAAGAACGTCACCTGTTATCGAAACAAATTCAATGAGCTGGGAATCGTTCCGGAGGATATCCGTTCTCTCGATGATCTGGCCAAGCTTCCTTTCACCACCAAGGAAGACTTGCGGCTCAACTATCCCTACGGCATGTTTGCCGTCCCCCTGCGTGAAGTGGTCAGAATCCACTCTTCATCGGGGACAACCGGCAAGCCGACCGTGGTCGGCTACACCCGCAACGACATTAAAACCTGGTCGTCGTTAGTGGCCCGGTTTATGACCGCCGCCGGGGTAACCCATGACGACGTAGTGCAGATTGCCTTCGGTTACGGCTTGTTTACCGGCGCATTCGGGCTCCATTACGGCTCTGAACTGATCGGCGCATCGGTGATCCCAATGAGTTCCGGAAATACCGAGAAACAAATCATGATCATGCAGGACTACAAAAGCACTGCCTTGGTCAGCACGCCGAGTTACGCCATCACCCTTGCCGACCGGATGGAAAAAATGGGAATCGACCCCAAATCGCTCTCCCTCAAAGTCGGACTGTTCGGCGCCGAACCATGGTCAGAGGGAATGCGGCGGGAAATCGAAGAACGTCTCTACGTCAGAGCTACCGACAATTACGGCCTTTCCGAAGTGATCGGGCCAGGTGTAGCCGGCGAATGCGAACAGCGCTGCGGCATGCACCTCTTTGAAGATGCATTCTTCCCGGAAATCATCGACCCGGAAACCTGCGAGCCTTTACCGCCGGGGAGCGTCGGCGAACTGGTCATCACCACCTTGACCAAAGAGGCTTTCCCGATGATCCGTTATCGGACCAGAGATATCACCAGTCTCGATTATGCACCATGCGCCTGTGGACGAACCATGGTCCGAATGAAAAAGACCATGGGGCGGTCCGATGACATGCTGATCATCAAAGGAGTGAATGTCTTTCCATCACAGATCGAAGAAGTGCTGTTCGCCATCGAAGGGTGCGAACCGCATTATCAATTGGTTGTGGAACGTCAGGGGGCTACCGACGTACTCGAAGTGCGGATTGAAGTCACCGAAAATATTTTCTTCGATGAAATGAAACGGCAGCGCTCGTTTCTCGAAATGGTGGAGAAGAAGATCGATTCGGTGCTCGGTGTCGGCGTCACTGTCAAACTGGTCGAACCGAACACCATCCCGCGGCATGAAGGGAAAGCTCTCAGGGTAATCGACAACCGGAAGATTTGA
- a CDS encoding carboxymuconolactone decarboxylase family protein yields MKIASFSLLLVSLLLPGLAFGSDGVAMEKHRVLNQKQESIITIAAFTANGDMPRLKTALNEGLDAGLTVNEIKEILVQMYAYAGFPRSLNGLGAFMAVLDERQTKGIKDVTGKDASPIPADLNRDEYGAKVRAQLGGLDKVPQPARWQEFSPVIDRFLKEHLFADIFVRDVLTFQERELATIAALASMPGLEGPLSFHLGAAMNTGLTQEQMKAFVSVIKARVGSKEADSASKFLRDLLANRTAK; encoded by the coding sequence ATGAAAATAGCCAGCTTTTCACTTTTGCTCGTATCGCTGTTGCTACCTGGTTTGGCATTTGGATCGGATGGAGTCGCTATGGAAAAGCATCGGGTATTGAATCAAAAACAGGAAAGCATCATTACCATTGCAGCATTTACTGCCAATGGTGATATGCCCAGGCTAAAAACAGCGTTGAACGAAGGACTCGATGCCGGCCTGACCGTCAACGAAATCAAAGAGATCCTGGTGCAGATGTATGCGTACGCCGGATTTCCACGAAGCCTGAATGGCCTTGGCGCCTTTATGGCTGTCCTGGATGAACGACAGACAAAGGGGATCAAGGATGTCACGGGAAAGGACGCTAGTCCGATTCCCGCAGACCTGAATCGGGATGAATACGGGGCAAAGGTTCGTGCCCAACTGGGAGGACTGGACAAGGTTCCTCAACCTGCCAGGTGGCAAGAGTTTTCACCGGTTATCGACAGATTCCTGAAGGAGCATCTATTTGCGGATATCTTTGTCCGCGATGTATTGACCTTTCAGGAACGAGAACTTGCGACCATCGCCGCCCTGGCCAGCATGCCCGGGCTGGAGGGCCCGCTCAGTTTCCACCTGGGGGCTGCAATGAACACCGGACTGACGCAAGAGCAGATGAAAGCCTTTGTTTCGGTTATCAAAGCCAGAGTCGGAAGTAAGGAGGCCGACAGTGCCAGCAAATTCTTAAGGGATTTGTTGGCCAATAGGACGGCAAAATAG
- a CDS encoding cyclophilin-like fold protein produces the protein MKIKISNETAVLTATMHDNATTRDFMSLLPLTVTLYDYAGTEKISDLPRRLSTQGAPPGSDPAVGDITLYAPWGNLAIFYKDFGYASGLIILGRIDAGVDKLSQLNGEVTVERVE, from the coding sequence ATGAAAATCAAAATTTCAAACGAGACCGCTGTGTTAACCGCAACGATGCACGACAATGCGACCACTCGCGATTTCATGTCGTTGCTGCCTCTAACCGTGACTCTCTATGATTATGCCGGGACGGAAAAAATCAGTGATCTCCCCCGGAGGTTGTCAACGCAAGGGGCGCCCCCGGGGAGCGACCCAGCGGTGGGGGATATCACGCTCTATGCGCCGTGGGGGAATCTGGCCATTTTTTACAAGGACTTTGGTTACGCCAGTGGGTTGATCATCCTCGGCCGGATTGACGCCGGCGTAGATAAGCTCTCTCAACTCAACGGCGAGGTTACTGTTGAGCGAGTGGAGTAG
- a CDS encoding ABC transporter substrate-binding protein encodes MRRWATLAVCCTVMLQSITALAAAPIRIGALFSVTGPASFLGEPEKNTLEMLVKQANAKGGINGHKLELVVYDTQGDVTKAVQLANKLVKNDKVMAIIGPSTTGETMAVIPVAEREKIPLISCAAGIKITEPVKKWVFKTPANDHLAAEKILNHAAGMKYRAIALLTVSDSFGSSGREQLKALAGRKGFTIVADEVYGPKDSDMTPQLTKIRAAKPDAIICWGTNPGPAIITRNVKQLGIKVPLYMSHGVASKKYIELAGTDAAEGVMLPAGKLAVYDRLSRKDPQYTLLKEYDQAYKNAFGTEASTFGGYAYDGFLLLTGAIGKGPATPDQLREGIEKTKKRVSVSGIFSMSPADHNGLDLNAFEMVRITKGDWELIK; translated from the coding sequence ATGAGACGTTGGGCGACGCTGGCAGTATGCTGTACCGTTATGCTCCAATCCATTACCGCTCTGGCTGCCGCACCGATCAGAATCGGTGCCCTGTTTTCCGTCACCGGGCCGGCGTCGTTTCTTGGCGAACCGGAAAAGAACACCCTGGAGATGCTTGTCAAACAGGCAAACGCCAAGGGCGGGATCAATGGGCACAAGTTGGAACTGGTGGTCTATGACACTCAGGGCGACGTGACCAAGGCGGTGCAGCTTGCCAATAAACTGGTCAAAAACGATAAGGTAATGGCGATCATCGGCCCGAGCACCACCGGCGAAACCATGGCGGTGATCCCCGTGGCGGAGAGAGAGAAGATTCCCCTCATTTCCTGCGCAGCCGGGATAAAGATCACCGAGCCGGTAAAGAAGTGGGTTTTCAAGACGCCGGCGAACGACCATCTGGCGGCGGAAAAAATTCTCAACCACGCTGCCGGGATGAAATACCGGGCCATTGCCCTGCTCACCGTTTCCGACTCGTTCGGTTCCTCCGGACGGGAACAGTTGAAGGCCCTCGCCGGACGGAAAGGCTTCACTATCGTCGCCGACGAAGTCTATGGGCCGAAAGATTCCGACATGACCCCGCAGTTAACCAAAATCCGGGCAGCCAAACCCGATGCGATTATCTGCTGGGGGACCAACCCCGGTCCGGCGATCATCACCAGGAACGTCAAGCAGCTCGGGATCAAGGTTCCGCTTTACATGAGCCACGGCGTCGCCTCGAAAAAGTACATCGAACTGGCCGGCACCGACGCGGCCGAAGGGGTTATGCTGCCGGCGGGGAAGCTTGCCGTTTATGATCGCCTTTCGCGGAAGGATCCCCAGTATACGTTGCTCAAAGAGTACGACCAGGCCTATAAAAACGCCTTCGGCACCGAAGCGTCGACCTTCGGCGGTTATGCCTACGACGGCTTTCTCCTCTTAACGGGAGCCATTGGCAAAGGGCCGGCAACACCCGATCAGCTTCGCGAAGGGATCGAAAAAACGAAGAAACGCGTCAGCGTCTCCGGTATCTTCTCAATGTCGCCAGCGGATCATAACGGCCTTGACCTGAATGCCTTCGAAATGGTCCGGATCACCAAGGGCGATTGGGAACTGATCAAGTGA
- a CDS encoding branched-chain amino acid ABC transporter permease — protein sequence MHFSQEILQYLLSGLATGAIYALIGIGFAIIHNSTGIINFAQGEFVMLGGMFTFFFLTALKLPLILAIILAIGCATLVGITFERLAIHPLRNATPISMVIITIGGSILIRGLAMLLWGKETHAVPAFSSSEPIHLGEATLLPQHFWIFALTALAILGSKLYFNYTVSGKAMRACAFNSRAAGLVGIDVKRMILFSFAISSAMGSIAGIIIAPLTMTSYDVGIMLGLKGFCAAIIGGMSSGLGTVFGGLILGILESLGAGLVSSGYKDAIAFIILLLLLLVRPQGLFRKGETERV from the coding sequence ATGCACTTTTCGCAAGAGATTCTCCAGTACCTGCTGTCCGGCCTGGCGACCGGCGCCATTTACGCGCTGATCGGCATCGGCTTTGCCATCATCCATAATTCGACCGGTATCATCAACTTCGCCCAGGGCGAATTCGTCATGTTGGGCGGCATGTTCACCTTCTTTTTTCTGACGGCCCTGAAACTTCCCCTTATCCTGGCGATCATCCTGGCAATCGGCTGTGCGACCCTGGTCGGAATCACCTTCGAGCGGCTGGCTATCCACCCCCTGAGAAATGCCACCCCGATCAGCATGGTGATCATCACGATCGGCGGGAGTATCCTGATTCGCGGACTGGCCATGCTGCTCTGGGGAAAGGAAACGCACGCCGTCCCCGCCTTTTCGAGCAGCGAGCCGATCCATCTTGGTGAGGCAACCCTGTTGCCGCAACACTTCTGGATTTTTGCCCTCACCGCCCTCGCCATCCTCGGCAGCAAACTCTACTTCAACTACACCGTCAGCGGCAAGGCGATGCGGGCCTGTGCGTTCAACAGCCGGGCAGCGGGGTTGGTCGGCATCGACGTCAAAAGGATGATCCTGTTCTCCTTTGCCATCAGTTCGGCGATGGGGTCGATCGCAGGGATCATTATCGCCCCGCTGACCATGACCTCGTACGATGTGGGAATCATGCTCGGGCTGAAGGGATTCTGCGCCGCAATTATCGGCGGCATGAGCAGCGGCTTGGGCACCGTTTTCGGCGGCCTGATCCTCGGTATCCTGGAATCTCTGGGCGCCGGGCTGGTTTCCTCGGGCTACAAGGATGCCATTGCCTTCATAATCCTCCTGCTTCTCTTGCTGGTCAGACCCCAGGGGCTTTTCCGGAAAGGAGAAACCGAGCGCGTTTGA
- a CDS encoding tautomerase family protein — MTDPSNNFSLLPAGEKATVSCGPLSGATKEITMPHVIVKLWPGRSEQQKIRLAEEIVKDVVGILGNGEESVSVAIEEIAPENWQEKVYKPDILDKQKMLYRKPGYLM, encoded by the coding sequence ATGACCGATCCCAGCAACAACTTCAGCCTGCTTCCCGCTGGTGAGAAGGCCACCGTCTCTTGTGGCCCACTATCAGGAGCGACAAAGGAGATAACCATGCCTCACGTGATCGTCAAGCTTTGGCCAGGCAGGTCGGAACAGCAGAAGATTCGCCTTGCCGAGGAAATTGTCAAGGATGTCGTCGGCATCCTGGGCAATGGAGAAGAGTCGGTTTCCGTAGCCATCGAAGAAATAGCACCGGAAAATTGGCAGGAAAAAGTCTACAAACCGGACATTCTCGACAAACAGAAAATGCTCTACAGGAAGCCCGGATATTTGATGTGA
- a CDS encoding ABC transporter substrate-binding protein, giving the protein MLQRTLRLLTGLAALLLFASTACAAGTPIRIGGLFAVTGPASFLGEPERNTAQMVVNEINAAGGIKGRKLELVAYDTQGDATKAVQAVNRLIKEDKVCAIIGPSTTGDTMAVIPVAERARIPLISMAAGVKITEPVKKWVFKTAQNDGLAVEKIFEYLQKTHVRSVAILTVSDSFGSSGREQLKNHAAKYGITLVVDDTYGPKDTDMTAQLTKIRGSGAQALICWGTNPGPAIIARNAKQLGLKIPIFMSHGVSSKKFIDLAGEAAEGIILPSGRVIVADLLPNSDRQKKSLLAFVRDYQKHYRTEGDHFGGHAWDAIMLLKGALERGGDQPAAIRDQLERTRNFAGIGGIFNFSPRDHSGLTKDAFVLVAVKKHDWVLVK; this is encoded by the coding sequence ATGTTGCAACGGACTTTGAGATTACTGACCGGCCTGGCCGCGCTGCTGCTGTTCGCCAGCACCGCCTGCGCCGCCGGCACACCGATCAGGATCGGCGGGCTGTTTGCCGTTACGGGACCGGCTTCATTCCTCGGCGAACCGGAACGCAACACGGCGCAGATGGTGGTAAACGAGATCAACGCGGCCGGCGGGATCAAGGGACGTAAGCTCGAACTGGTCGCCTATGATACTCAGGGCGACGCTACGAAAGCTGTCCAGGCAGTCAACAGGCTAATCAAGGAAGACAAGGTCTGCGCGATCATCGGGCCGAGCACCACCGGCGATACCATGGCCGTCATTCCCGTCGCCGAGCGGGCCAGGATTCCGCTGATTTCGATGGCCGCAGGGGTGAAAATCACCGAGCCGGTAAAAAAATGGGTGTTCAAGACCGCCCAGAACGATGGGCTGGCAGTGGAGAAAATCTTCGAATATCTGCAGAAAACCCACGTCCGCTCCGTCGCCATCCTTACCGTATCCGACTCCTTCGGCTCTTCGGGACGGGAACAACTCAAAAACCATGCAGCGAAATACGGCATTACGCTCGTTGTCGACGACACTTACGGCCCCAAAGATACCGATATGACCGCTCAACTGACCAAAATCCGCGGCAGCGGCGCCCAGGCGCTCATCTGCTGGGGGACCAACCCCGGTCCGGCGATCATTGCCCGAAACGCCAAGCAGTTGGGGTTGAAAATTCCCATTTTCATGAGCCATGGAGTCTCTTCCAAGAAATTCATCGATCTTGCCGGTGAGGCGGCCGAAGGAATCATCCTGCCGTCCGGGCGAGTCATCGTTGCCGATCTGCTGCCCAATTCCGACAGGCAGAAGAAATCGCTGCTGGCCTTCGTCAGGGATTACCAGAAGCACTATCGTACGGAAGGCGACCATTTCGGCGGTCACGCCTGGGATGCGATCATGCTGCTCAAAGGGGCCCTGGAACGGGGCGGCGACCAGCCGGCCGCTATCCGCGACCAGTTGGAGCGAACGAGAAATTTTGCCGGCATCGGTGGGATCTTCAATTTCTCCCCCCGCGACCATAGCGGCCTGACCAAGGATGCGTTTGTCCTGGTAGCTGTGAAAAAGCATGATTGGGTACTTGTAAAATAA
- a CDS encoding zinc-dependent alcohol dehydrogenase family protein, whose amino-acid sequence MKGTVLYGPRDIRFETRDDPKILESTDVIIKISAACVCGSDLWPYRGIQKVIEPTPMGHEYCGVVEEVGSAVKTVKPGQFVIGSFFASDNTCPHCQFGYHSSCQHATFVGDAQAEYLRVPLADGTLVATPEIPPEDLIPSLLTTSDVFGTGWFAADAANVKPGNTVVVVGDGAVGLSGILSAKQMGAGRIIAMSRNPSRQELAREFGATDIVTARGDDGVARIKELTGGIGADSVLECVGTQESMMQAIRSTRPGGFVGYVGVPHGVELKGEELFYAHVHLHGGPAPVRRYLPDLINLVLRGEINPGKVFDLVLPLNQVAEGYRAMDERRAIKALLKP is encoded by the coding sequence ATGAAAGGAACAGTCCTCTACGGTCCTCGTGATATTCGTTTTGAGACGCGTGACGATCCCAAGATTCTCGAATCAACGGATGTCATTATAAAGATATCGGCTGCTTGCGTCTGCGGCTCCGACCTCTGGCCCTATCGAGGCATCCAGAAGGTTATCGAGCCGACACCCATGGGGCATGAATACTGCGGCGTTGTCGAAGAGGTCGGCAGCGCGGTCAAAACCGTCAAGCCCGGGCAGTTCGTCATCGGCTCCTTCTTTGCCTCGGACAATACCTGCCCCCACTGCCAGTTTGGTTACCATAGCTCCTGCCAGCATGCGACCTTTGTCGGCGATGCCCAGGCGGAATATCTGCGTGTTCCCCTTGCCGATGGCACCTTGGTGGCTACCCCTGAGATTCCCCCGGAGGATCTGATCCCCAGTCTCTTGACCACCTCCGATGTCTTCGGCACCGGCTGGTTTGCCGCCGACGCGGCCAACGTGAAACCGGGAAATACGGTCGTGGTCGTCGGCGATGGCGCGGTTGGCCTGAGTGGGATTCTCTCGGCCAAACAGATGGGTGCCGGGCGGATCATCGCCATGAGCCGCAACCCGTCGCGACAGGAGCTTGCGCGTGAGTTCGGTGCCACGGACATCGTGACCGCTCGCGGTGATGACGGCGTGGCCCGCATCAAGGAACTGACCGGCGGCATCGGTGCTGATTCGGTACTGGAATGTGTCGGTACCCAGGAATCCATGATGCAGGCGATTCGCTCAACCCGTCCGGGTGGGTTTGTGGGTTATGTCGGCGTCCCCCACGGCGTAGAACTCAAGGGAGAAGAGCTGTTTTATGCCCATGTTCACCTCCATGGCGGCCCGGCCCCGGTGCGACGCTATCTGCCCGACCTGATCAATCTGGTCTTGCGGGGTGAGATCAACCCTGGCAAGGTCTTTGACCTCGTTTTGCCCCTCAACCAGGTGGCGGAAGGCTACCGGGCGATGGACGAGCGCAGGGCAATCAAGGCGCTGCTGAAACCATAA
- a CDS encoding ABC transporter ATP-binding protein: protein MLKLKNINTFYGKVHALKNVSLHLAKGEIVTLIGANGAGKTTILNTISAVTPAASGEILFADANIAGMPPDRVVRNGICQVPEGRQVFKPLSVEDNLELGAYLRYRNREGRKEIGKDLDDIYVLFPRLHERRKQAAGTLSGGEQQMLAIGRALMGRPQLLLLDEPSMGLAPLVVQEIFRVIATLRQEKGTTILLVEQNAKAALKMADRGYVLETGKVILEGIASELLENKEVQRAYLGKDKKEIWER, encoded by the coding sequence ATGTTAAAGCTTAAGAATATCAACACATTTTACGGAAAAGTTCATGCATTGAAGAATGTTTCGCTGCACTTGGCGAAAGGGGAGATCGTCACCCTGATCGGCGCCAATGGAGCCGGCAAGACCACCATCCTCAATACAATCTCGGCGGTCACGCCGGCAGCCAGCGGCGAGATACTCTTCGCCGATGCGAACATCGCCGGAATGCCCCCCGACCGGGTGGTGCGAAACGGCATCTGCCAAGTTCCCGAAGGCCGCCAGGTATTCAAGCCGCTCTCGGTGGAAGATAATCTTGAACTCGGGGCCTACCTGCGCTACCGGAACAGGGAAGGGCGGAAGGAGATCGGCAAAGACCTTGACGATATCTACGTTCTCTTTCCCCGACTGCACGAACGACGTAAGCAGGCCGCCGGCACACTTTCCGGCGGCGAGCAGCAGATGCTCGCCATCGGTCGGGCGTTGATGGGCCGCCCGCAACTGCTGCTTCTCGATGAACCCTCAATGGGACTTGCCCCCCTGGTAGTCCAGGAAATTTTCCGGGTCATTGCAACGCTGCGCCAGGAGAAGGGGACGACAATCCTGCTGGTCGAACAGAACGCCAAAGCGGCACTGAAAATGGCAGATCGGGGATATGTCCTCGAAACTGGTAAAGTGATACTAGAAGGAATAGCTTCGGAGTTATTGGAAAACAAAGAAGTACAACGTGCTTATCTTGGGAAGGACAAGAAAGAAATCTGGGAGCGCTAA